A single genomic interval of candidate division WOR-3 bacterium harbors:
- a CDS encoding potassium transporter TrkA, whose amino-acid sequence MKDKDGVTFREKFSYAFDNVMSKGPAALIGWLAILSLLVVLIFSVIVLLTHTAPENVGFIKLIWMSMLRTLDPGTMGADEGNVLFLLSMFGVTLGGIFIISTLIGILTTGLESRLDSMRKGRSKIIESNHTVILGWSEQVFTIIRELVIANENQKKSCIAILADKDKVEMEDEIKIKTGSKGKTKVVCRTGNPADLADLELMRLKTSKSIIVLSPDSENPDSEVIKTILAITNNPHRREEPYHVTALLRNPENVEIAKMVGKDEVELVLSGELIARMMAQTCLQSGLSIVYYELLDFGGDEIYFKDEPSLYGKKFSETLALYEDSSVIGLFPKGGTPLLNPPMDTVVGEGDQIIAISEDDDTVVLSGVEKHEIFENAIVEKHEDVKKPQRILLIGWNWRAPIIVRELDNYLASGSFIQVVYDIENNGVEERLSQLQLKNATYKISRNKTTDRRVLESLDIPTYNHVILLCYSDHLTPHEADSQTLITLLHIREISENTKNSFSVVSEMIDVRNRNLAEITKADDFIISDNLISLLLSQISENKYLSAVFEDLFDPEGSETYIKPVERYVKTGTTIDFYTVLKSASLKSEVAIGYRLKKFWNDPEKAYGIVVNPDKSEKITFSEGDKIIVMAED is encoded by the coding sequence ATGAAAGACAAAGACGGCGTGACATTCAGGGAAAAATTCAGCTACGCTTTTGACAACGTCATGTCCAAAGGGCCTGCTGCTCTTATAGGATGGCTTGCAATCCTTTCGCTTCTCGTTGTGCTTATATTTTCTGTAATCGTTTTGCTGACCCACACTGCTCCCGAAAATGTAGGTTTCATAAAACTTATATGGATGAGCATGCTTAGAACACTTGACCCGGGAACAATGGGGGCAGATGAGGGAAACGTTCTCTTTCTCCTCTCCATGTTCGGCGTCACTCTCGGAGGTATTTTCATAATAAGCACTCTCATAGGTATTCTTACAACGGGACTTGAATCGAGACTCGATTCGATGAGAAAGGGCAGATCGAAAATTATCGAGTCCAATCACACCGTCATACTGGGTTGGTCTGAACAGGTCTTCACTATAATTAGAGAACTCGTTATTGCAAATGAAAATCAGAAAAAATCTTGCATAGCCATCCTTGCAGACAAAGACAAGGTGGAGATGGAGGACGAGATAAAGATAAAAACCGGAAGCAAGGGAAAAACAAAAGTCGTCTGCCGAACAGGAAACCCGGCCGATTTAGCCGACCTCGAACTTATGAGGCTCAAGACTTCAAAATCCATAATAGTCCTTTCTCCCGACTCGGAAAATCCTGATTCGGAAGTTATAAAAACCATTCTGGCGATTACAAACAACCCTCACAGAAGAGAAGAACCCTACCACGTGACCGCCCTGCTCAGAAATCCGGAAAACGTCGAAATAGCCAAAATGGTCGGAAAAGACGAAGTCGAGCTAGTCTTGTCAGGTGAATTAATCGCAAGAATGATGGCTCAGACCTGCCTGCAGTCCGGTCTGTCGATAGTTTATTACGAGCTTCTCGACTTCGGAGGCGACGAGATATATTTCAAGGACGAACCTTCACTATATGGAAAAAAATTCTCGGAAACACTTGCTCTTTATGAAGACTCGTCTGTCATAGGATTGTTCCCGAAAGGGGGAACGCCTCTTTTAAATCCTCCCATGGATACTGTTGTCGGGGAAGGCGACCAGATTATTGCCATATCCGAAGACGACGACACAGTCGTTCTGTCGGGCGTTGAAAAACACGAAATTTTCGAAAACGCCATAGTAGAAAAACACGAGGACGTAAAAAAGCCTCAAAGAATTCTGCTGATAGGGTGGAACTGGAGAGCGCCGATCATAGTCAGGGAATTGGATAATTATCTCGCATCCGGTTCTTTCATTCAGGTTGTATACGACATTGAAAACAACGGTGTTGAAGAAAGACTTTCCCAGCTTCAGCTGAAAAACGCGACTTACAAAATTTCAAGGAACAAGACAACGGACAGAAGAGTCCTCGAAAGCCTTGACATTCCTACTTATAACCATGTCATCCTGCTTTGTTATTCTGACCACCTCACCCCGCACGAAGCTGATTCTCAGACTCTGATAACCCTCCTGCACATAAGAGAAATTTCCGAAAACACAAAAAATTCTTTCTCGGTGGTCAGTGAAATGATTGACGTCAGGAACCGGAATCTGGCCGAAATAACCAAAGCCGACGACTTCATCATCAGCGACAACCTGATAAGTCTTCTGCTTTCGCAGATTTCAGAAAACAAATACCTTAGCGCTGTTTTCGAGGACCTTTTCGATCCCGAGGGCTCGGAGACCTATATCAAACCGGTGGAAAGATACGTCAAAACCGGAACTACCATAGATTTTTACACTGTTTTAAAATCCGCATCTCTCAAAAGCGAGGTCGCGATAGGATACAGACTGAAAAAATTCTGGAACGACCCGGAAAAAGCCTACGGAATAGTCGTCAATCCGGACAAATCAGAAAAAATCACTTTTTCAGAAGGCGACAAGATAATCGTAATGGCGGAGGATTGA